From Psychrobacillus sp. FSL K6-2836, a single genomic window includes:
- a CDS encoding GNAT family N-acetyltransferase: MIVREAKVSDAAGIAFVHVESWKTSYQNILPKEFLTNLSYKSREQFWETSIPKGNVFVAENDEGKIVGFASGGNERSGSYEGYKGELTSIYILKEYQGIGIGKQLMKSIIKGIEKLGINTMLVLVLEDNNSKLFYEALGGKKIDEIEVEIAGKLLNELVYGWDNINDIFH; the protein is encoded by the coding sequence ATGATAGTTAGAGAAGCAAAGGTGTCAGATGCTGCTGGTATAGCTTTTGTACACGTAGAAAGTTGGAAAACTTCATACCAAAATATTCTTCCTAAAGAATTCTTGACGAACTTGTCCTATAAAAGCCGAGAACAATTCTGGGAAACGAGTATTCCGAAAGGTAATGTGTTTGTTGCAGAGAATGATGAAGGGAAAATAGTTGGTTTTGCTTCAGGTGGAAACGAAAGAAGTGGCAGTTACGAAGGATATAAGGGAGAACTAACTTCTATCTATATATTAAAAGAGTATCAAGGTATAGGGATAGGAAAACAGCTTATGAAATCAATAATTAAGGGCATTGAAAAACTTGGCATTAACACAATGCTCGTCCTCGTATTAGAAGATAACAATTCAAAATTGTTTTATGAGGCTTTAGGCGGTAAGAAAATTGACGAAATTGAAGTAGAGATTGCTGGGAAGTTATTAAATGAACTCGTCTATGGCTGGGATAATATTAACGATATATTTCATTGA
- a CDS encoding manganese catalase family protein codes for MYYYKEELINQIVPDQPDPAAAKVLQEILGGHFGEMRTMMQYFFQSSNFRGKETQFRDLLRGIFLEEIAHVELVQNTINQLLNGSGESSAAGNSGINGAPLDVATKHANPHHYIIGAQASLPVDAAGNPWNGSWVYSHGNLIGDLLDNLVLESTGVLQKTRIYEMSSNKTFRETLAFLIVRDNSHQNAFAKALETLGVQWGKLFPVPNYDINKYPECRKYIDMGYHNSTFNFRLDPTRIAEIIQGTSPSRNDGELTVTDPPAGFPVPLMPAMPNEHSPGLSDMQN; via the coding sequence ATGTATTATTATAAAGAAGAACTAATAAACCAAATAGTCCCAGACCAACCAGATCCAGCTGCTGCAAAGGTATTGCAAGAAATTTTAGGCGGTCATTTTGGTGAGATGCGTACAATGATGCAGTATTTTTTTCAAAGCTCTAACTTTAGAGGAAAGGAAACTCAGTTCAGAGATTTACTTAGAGGAATATTTCTGGAGGAAATTGCACATGTGGAATTAGTACAAAATACAATTAACCAATTATTAAATGGGTCGGGTGAATCTTCTGCAGCTGGTAATTCAGGTATAAATGGCGCTCCACTGGACGTAGCAACGAAACATGCCAATCCACATCATTACATTATTGGCGCACAAGCTTCTTTGCCAGTAGACGCAGCCGGAAACCCTTGGAACGGCTCTTGGGTTTACAGTCATGGAAATTTAATAGGAGATTTACTTGACAACCTTGTACTAGAATCTACTGGTGTACTACAAAAAACTCGAATATATGAAATGAGTTCCAACAAGACATTCCGAGAAACCCTTGCCTTCCTCATTGTAAGGGACAACTCACATCAAAATGCATTTGCCAAAGCTTTAGAAACACTTGGAGTGCAATGGGGCAAACTGTTCCCTGTTCCTAACTATGATATTAACAAATATCCAGAATGCAGAAAGTATATAGACATGGGTTATCATAATTCCACATTTAACTTCCGATTAGACCCAACTAGGATTGCTGAAATCATTCAAGGTACGAGCCCTAGTCGAAATGATGGTGAACTGACAGTTACCGATCCGCCTGCTGGTTTTCCAGTACCATTGATGCCAGCAATGCCAAACGAACACAGCCCTGGCCTAAGTGATATGCAAAATTAA
- a CDS encoding ABC1 kinase family protein, translating into MIYLKILVQILVISCFIFFVSGRLMGSQINFVKRIMAVVISVFFTSFVYWYAYLRGTNFLSESFVYTYMDVSTIIWIGSMLLISMLLYLFFELFDPMAIGEKGQRVSGNKSLWIRLRNQWRGQRRLRQVVQIAMKNGISRTIKYSKFKESERELAKALKDTLEQSGGVFVKFGQVLSTRGDILPAAFVKELESLQQHVKPLTNEQVNSILVSYLPYKMEDMFVEFDLTPIASASIGQVHKAILRSNNKEVVVKILRPDIKDMMRDDLNILVDFATWFSDKSTWAEKLGFRELAIGFADNLREEVDFEIEMRNALQVTTALKDSSYAVKIPYIYTDLSNDHLIVFEYVHGQSVANGDTLFHSLGVDREQFARTVLYSFFDQLLYSGIFHADPHPGNIFIDDVDGTPIFLDFGAVGRLAQPQQEGMKLFLLGIQHNDSDILYDALSLLVEEVDHIDREKLEHAMAQLVLRISYISHIPTEELIQAFFEVVHKFGLSFYPSVGIALRAIVTLDGTLHMIKSDFDIFNEAKEYSTKYMASLWRKPFKEPKKTFERLEEELALLLPTIRKIPRRVDHLIQRVESGKITLHHDIFSDKSNSMFVTQLFSRFVLLMAGITFGIISVALLAIGQFIEEEFAIYLNTAAYVGLFLCAVLLVRLSIQAIRLMKSDR; encoded by the coding sequence GTGATCTATTTGAAGATATTAGTTCAAATTTTAGTTATTTCATGCTTCATCTTTTTTGTGAGTGGCCGTTTAATGGGTTCTCAGATCAACTTTGTAAAACGTATTATGGCAGTTGTGATAAGTGTATTTTTTACTTCTTTTGTTTATTGGTACGCCTATCTACGTGGAACAAATTTCTTATCGGAAAGTTTTGTATATACTTATATGGATGTCAGCACTATTATATGGATCGGAAGCATGCTGTTAATATCCATGTTACTTTACCTTTTCTTTGAACTATTTGATCCAATGGCAATTGGAGAAAAGGGGCAAAGAGTATCTGGCAACAAATCATTATGGATACGCCTACGCAATCAATGGCGTGGTCAAAGAAGATTGCGACAGGTTGTCCAAATTGCGATGAAAAATGGTATTTCTCGGACGATTAAATATTCAAAGTTCAAGGAAAGTGAGCGAGAACTAGCCAAAGCTTTAAAAGATACATTGGAGCAATCTGGTGGTGTTTTTGTGAAGTTTGGTCAAGTTCTTTCTACAAGAGGGGATATATTGCCTGCTGCTTTTGTAAAGGAATTAGAATCTCTTCAGCAACATGTGAAGCCTTTAACTAATGAACAAGTAAATTCTATTTTGGTGTCTTACTTGCCCTATAAAATGGAGGATATGTTCGTTGAATTCGATTTAACACCTATTGCCTCGGCTTCGATAGGTCAAGTACATAAAGCAATTCTTCGCTCAAACAATAAAGAAGTGGTAGTGAAAATTTTACGACCGGATATAAAAGATATGATGCGAGATGATTTAAATATATTAGTAGACTTTGCTACATGGTTCTCTGATAAATCTACTTGGGCTGAAAAGTTAGGGTTTCGTGAGCTTGCAATTGGCTTTGCTGATAACCTGAGAGAAGAAGTTGATTTTGAGATTGAAATGCGAAATGCTCTCCAAGTAACAACTGCTTTAAAAGATAGCTCGTATGCAGTGAAAATACCTTATATTTATACAGACCTAAGCAATGATCATTTGATCGTTTTTGAATATGTTCATGGACAAAGTGTAGCAAATGGGGATACACTTTTTCATTCGCTAGGTGTGGATAGAGAGCAGTTTGCAAGGACTGTTCTATATTCATTTTTTGATCAATTACTGTATTCTGGAATATTCCATGCAGACCCACATCCAGGGAATATCTTTATAGACGATGTTGACGGAACCCCTATCTTCTTAGACTTCGGAGCTGTTGGTCGCTTAGCACAACCTCAGCAGGAAGGGATGAAGTTATTTTTATTGGGTATTCAACATAATGATTCGGATATTTTATATGATGCACTTTCTTTACTCGTTGAGGAAGTAGATCATATTGACCGCGAAAAATTGGAACATGCAATGGCACAATTAGTATTAAGAATCTCTTATATTTCGCATATTCCAACGGAGGAATTGATTCAAGCATTTTTTGAAGTAGTCCATAAATTTGGTTTATCCTTTTATCCATCGGTAGGAATTGCGCTAAGAGCCATAGTAACACTCGACGGCACTTTACACATGATTAAAAGTGATTTTGATATTTTTAATGAAGCAAAAGAATATTCTACTAAATATATGGCATCGTTATGGAGAAAACCATTTAAGGAACCAAAGAAGACCTTTGAACGCCTGGAAGAGGAACTTGCATTACTCTTACCTACCATCCGTAAAATTCCAAGACGAGTGGATCATCTCATTCAGCGAGTGGAAAGTGGAAAAATAACATTACACCATGATATTTTTTCTGATAAAAGTAATTCAATGTTTGTCACGCAATTATTTTCTCGTTTCGTCTTATTAATGGCTGGTATTACATTTGGAATTATATCGGTTGCATTACTAGCAATTGGGCAATTTATAGAGGAGGAATTTGCAATCTATCTGAACACAGCAGCGTATGTTGGATTATTTTTATGTGCAGTATTACTTGTAAGACTATCTATACAGGCTATACGATTGATGAAAAGTGATAGGTAA
- a CDS encoding DinB family protein, which translates to MYRNVNDFIEDWTVAAEGTLRILNSLSDEKLDQAIVEGHSTLGWLGWHIATSPAFFASLVGLNVKSAIKENKEQIKVIDIVETYKKIVEAVKREVETNLTDEKLVEKIDSFAGETTRGVLLRKLLDHQTHHRGQMTVLLRQAGLPVPGVMGPTKEEQQV; encoded by the coding sequence ATGTATAGAAATGTAAATGATTTTATAGAAGACTGGACTGTTGCAGCAGAAGGTACACTTCGTATTCTCAACTCACTTTCGGATGAGAAATTAGATCAAGCAATCGTAGAAGGGCATAGTACTCTTGGGTGGCTTGGGTGGCATATTGCAACAAGCCCAGCATTTTTCGCAAGTTTAGTAGGATTAAATGTTAAATCAGCAATTAAGGAAAATAAAGAACAAATTAAGGTTATAGATATTGTGGAAACGTATAAAAAAATCGTTGAAGCTGTAAAAAGAGAAGTAGAAACTAACTTAACTGACGAAAAATTGGTTGAGAAAATTGATAGCTTCGCTGGAGAAACGACTAGAGGAGTCTTGCTGCGTAAGTTACTCGACCATCAAACCCATCACCGTGGTCAAATGACTGTTCTTCTACGCCAAGCTGGTCTACCTGTGCCTGGAGTTATGGGACCAACAAAAGAAGAACAACAGGTTTAA
- a CDS encoding GNAT family N-acetyltransferase, translating into MRISQTKYNVNGVCYSIRPAMNKDAKELSEVRLQVDGETQNLDREKGEAYIDTYGFEQLIKTDTAAMNNLFLVAVINDNIVGFSRCEGNDLKRYVHKVEFGVCVLKDYWGLAIGTNLLKESIDWANSTGIKKITLNVLETNEKAIKLYKKFGFKIEGILENDKILSDGRYYNTVVMGRLNLE; encoded by the coding sequence ATGAGAATCAGTCAAACAAAATATAATGTAAACGGAGTTTGCTACTCTATAAGACCAGCTATGAATAAAGACGCAAAAGAATTGTCTGAAGTCAGGTTACAGGTTGATGGAGAAACACAAAATCTTGATAGGGAAAAAGGAGAAGCATACATAGATACATATGGTTTTGAGCAATTAATTAAAACAGATACTGCAGCAATGAATAATCTTTTTCTAGTGGCAGTTATTAATGACAATATTGTCGGTTTCTCAAGATGTGAAGGAAATGACTTAAAAAGATACGTGCATAAAGTAGAGTTCGGAGTGTGCGTTTTAAAAGATTATTGGGGTTTGGCTATTGGAACGAATCTATTAAAAGAATCTATTGATTGGGCTAATTCCACCGGGATCAAAAAAATTACATTGAATGTTTTAGAGACTAATGAAAAAGCAATAAAACTCTATAAAAAATTTGGTTTTAAAATAGAAGGTATTTTAGAAAATGATAAAATCTTATCAGATGGACGATATTACAACACAGTAGTTATGGGAAGATTAAATCTGGAATAA
- a CDS encoding GNAT family N-acetyltransferase, with the protein MIYEADLTVRKKLISMFEEIDSTIILSYLQGHMGTAWVDDLENPTVAQITVGIFVFFAGDSETKEAEELLYNLPDFTLAIVDSDEWKKRIETVHVGSIEKFKRFRFIKKTEHLDRKHIQNILYTLPEGYEIKRIDKEIAKESSFHELSEDFVSQFDSIDDFINRGVGYAILNEGQVVSAATSFSLYDDGIEIEVASHPNHRRKGLATIIASALILDCLDRGKYPSWDGANEESVELAQKLGYIFKESYDTYFIDYKR; encoded by the coding sequence ATGATTTATGAAGCGGATTTAACTGTAAGGAAAAAGTTAATCTCAATGTTTGAAGAAATTGATAGCACTATTATTCTTTCCTATCTTCAAGGGCATATGGGTACTGCTTGGGTTGACGACCTTGAGAATCCAACTGTTGCTCAAATAACAGTTGGGATTTTTGTGTTTTTTGCTGGCGATTCAGAGACAAAGGAAGCTGAAGAATTACTTTATAATCTACCCGATTTTACTCTTGCAATTGTTGATTCTGATGAATGGAAAAAACGTATAGAAACTGTTCATGTTGGTTCAATCGAGAAGTTTAAACGTTTCAGATTTATAAAGAAAACAGAGCATTTGGATAGGAAACATATTCAGAATATATTATATACATTACCAGAAGGTTATGAGATTAAGCGAATAGATAAAGAGATAGCAAAAGAATCATCCTTCCATGAACTTTCAGAAGACTTTGTAAGTCAGTTTGATTCTATCGATGATTTTATCAATAGAGGAGTAGGTTATGCTATTTTGAATGAAGGTCAAGTGGTTTCTGCTGCAACATCATTTAGTTTATATGATGATGGAATTGAGATTGAAGTGGCTAGTCACCCTAACCATAGAAGGAAAGGCTTAGCAACAATAATAGCCTCTGCTTTGATATTAGATTGTCTGGATAGAGGAAAGTACCCTAGTTGGGATGGTGCTAATGAAGAATCAGTTGAATTAGCCCAAAAACTTGGATACATTTTTAAGGAATCATATGATACATATTTTATTGATTATAAAAGGTGA
- a CDS encoding GNAT family N-acetyltransferase produces the protein MIELRKITGDNIDEVIALEVEENQEDLIETTNLRSFADAHMLNSDGIPATPFAIYADEVVVGFLMYIYDTLDHESFENEVFYGKKSYFIWHIMIEKSYQGKGYGKLALEKMLMDIETRPNGEAGYVALFYRTSNVIAKTLYASFGFVDTGIIQDNSMLAIKNLDGKITESLVE, from the coding sequence ATGATTGAATTACGAAAGATAACTGGGGATAATATAGATGAAGTAATAGCACTTGAAGTTGAAGAAAACCAGGAAGACTTAATAGAAACTACTAACCTCAGAAGCTTTGCAGACGCTCATATGTTGAACTCAGACGGTATACCAGCGACTCCCTTTGCCATTTATGCTGATGAAGTTGTAGTTGGATTTTTGATGTATATTTATGATACGTTGGATCATGAATCATTTGAAAATGAAGTTTTTTACGGGAAGAAGAGCTATTTTATTTGGCATATTATGATTGAAAAGAGTTACCAGGGGAAAGGGTATGGCAAACTTGCTCTTGAAAAAATGTTGATGGATATTGAAACTAGGCCAAATGGAGAAGCAGGATATGTAGCCCTCTTTTATCGAACAAGTAATGTCATAGCTAAAACATTATACGCTTCATTTGGTTTCGTAGATACAGGAATCATTCAGGATAATTCAATGTTGGCGATTAAAAATCTAGATGGGAAAATAACAGAATCCTTAGTAGAATAG
- a CDS encoding S9 family peptidase — MVKFDKPDVEQFFQTLTVENFTVSPDEKQLIISTNLNGHFNIWGMDLPNQFPYPLTFNNQSVNFLTYAKTGEFMVAGFDTDGDENTQIYALSPQGGKLVSLRSRVGERHFFNHLTNDGKRLYYSTTVGNATFLNNYIYDIETGEDNLLLEGSTAPTSIEAVSPDEKSFVSGKQFGNTYSLAYVHLGAEAILLTPETKEQHTVSEVLYTSESEIYFLTNYNSDLTYLAKFDLEAKEFKKVLEINKEDFSSIHFSKEDQSLYLVGSYGVEDRLYEYQLKSEELKEVKAPTSVVEKVIVMPSGNLYIQGRTSTRPNNVFVSKNLGESWEELTQFRIPGVPDEMLVEPTILTYPSFDGLEIEALLFKAKEEYSNGHVILWPHGGPQSLERKWFRSMFQFLLNRGYSIFAPNFRGSSNYGLKFMKLVEGDWGHGPRLDNLEGLEWLIKEGYVDRDKILLLGGSYGGYMSLLLHGRHAEYFKAVVDIFGPSNLFSFVDSVPEFWKSFMIQWVGDPVKDKDKFIEDSPITYLDGMTKPMLVIQGANDPRVVQKESDQIVAALKEKGRDVEYIVLPDEGHGFSKKQNEIYVYGKMLEFLDRFI, encoded by the coding sequence ATGGTCAAATTTGATAAGCCTGATGTGGAACAATTTTTTCAAACATTAACCGTGGAAAATTTCACTGTAAGTCCTGATGAAAAACAACTTATAATTAGTACAAATCTGAACGGTCACTTTAATATTTGGGGAATGGATTTACCTAATCAGTTTCCTTATCCACTTACGTTTAATAATCAGAGTGTAAATTTTTTAACTTACGCAAAAACTGGTGAGTTTATGGTTGCTGGTTTTGATACAGACGGAGATGAAAACACACAAATTTATGCTCTTTCTCCTCAGGGTGGAAAACTAGTTTCACTCCGAAGCAGAGTTGGAGAACGTCATTTTTTCAACCACTTAACAAATGATGGAAAACGTCTTTATTATTCCACAACAGTAGGAAATGCAACGTTTCTTAATAATTATATATATGATATTGAAACTGGTGAGGATAATCTTTTACTGGAAGGCAGTACTGCTCCTACCTCTATAGAGGCTGTCTCCCCAGATGAAAAATCTTTTGTTTCAGGTAAACAATTTGGAAATACTTACTCTTTAGCCTATGTCCATCTCGGAGCCGAGGCTATATTATTGACTCCCGAGACAAAGGAACAGCATACGGTTTCAGAGGTACTTTACACTTCAGAATCAGAAATTTACTTTTTAACAAACTATAATTCTGATTTGACCTATTTAGCGAAATTCGATTTAGAAGCGAAAGAATTTAAAAAAGTTTTAGAAATCAATAAAGAGGATTTTTCTAGTATACATTTTTCTAAGGAAGACCAAAGCCTCTATTTAGTTGGCTCATACGGTGTAGAAGATCGCCTTTATGAATACCAATTAAAAAGCGAAGAACTTAAAGAAGTCAAAGCACCGACAAGTGTCGTAGAAAAGGTAATCGTAATGCCTTCTGGTAATCTATATATTCAAGGTAGGACTTCTACAAGACCAAATAATGTCTTTGTTTCAAAAAATCTTGGGGAATCATGGGAGGAGTTAACTCAATTCCGAATTCCAGGAGTTCCTGATGAAATGTTAGTAGAACCTACCATCTTAACTTATCCCTCTTTTGATGGTTTAGAAATTGAAGCCCTACTTTTCAAAGCAAAAGAAGAATATTCCAATGGTCATGTTATTTTATGGCCACATGGTGGTCCGCAATCCTTGGAGAGAAAATGGTTTCGCTCAATGTTTCAATTTCTGCTCAATAGAGGGTATTCCATATTCGCTCCAAACTTCCGGGGTTCTTCTAACTATGGCTTAAAGTTTATGAAATTAGTAGAGGGAGACTGGGGACATGGTCCACGTCTGGATAATTTAGAAGGATTAGAATGGTTGATTAAAGAAGGTTATGTTGATAGAGATAAAATTCTGCTCCTAGGTGGCAGCTATGGTGGCTATATGTCCCTATTACTACATGGACGCCATGCCGAATACTTTAAGGCAGTTGTAGATATATTTGGACCGAGTAATCTATTTTCCTTTGTAGATTCAGTGCCCGAGTTTTGGAAGTCTTTCATGATTCAATGGGTAGGTGACCCGGTAAAAGATAAAGATAAATTTATAGAAGATTCTCCTATTACTTATTTAGATGGGATGACAAAACCTATGCTTGTCATACAAGGGGCTAATGATCCTCGGGTTGTACAAAAAGAATCCGACCAAATTGTCGCAGCATTAAAGGAAAAAGGTAGAGATGTGGAATATATAGTTCTACCAGATGAAGGTCATGGCTTTTCAAAAAAACAAAATGAAATATACGTTTATGGCAAAATGCTCGAGTTCTTAGATCGGTTTATCTAG
- a CDS encoding zinc transporter family protein, whose amino-acid sequence MSVLVLGGLLFFSVNIGAGIAWLVAKIFHHSDEGLALLCGGFLVGLLALDIIPSAFHLYNSAGIVLGILIGYMFLLLVNKSFHSSSQSKSSVYLLTIALFIHTIPLSLTIGNLLGDSSFALSMATSTILHHIPEGFAITSIFIAQGQKMIGLFLCFIGLSICFSFFIWVGNHIHLTMKVQSVLLGVSIGLIALTSVKEFILHNIRVVSIRTSVTFVLTGYFLSVFFHLMS is encoded by the coding sequence TTGAGTGTATTAGTTCTTGGGGGATTGCTATTTTTTAGTGTAAATATAGGTGCTGGAATTGCTTGGTTAGTGGCGAAAATATTTCATCATTCTGACGAAGGTTTGGCTCTTTTATGTGGAGGGTTCTTAGTAGGTTTACTGGCACTTGATATTATTCCATCGGCATTCCATTTATATAATTCAGCAGGTATCGTTCTTGGCATCCTTATAGGATATATGTTTCTCCTACTAGTGAATAAATCATTTCATTCGTCAAGTCAATCTAAGTCTTCTGTCTATTTGCTAACTATTGCTCTTTTCATTCATACCATTCCATTAAGCTTAACTATTGGAAACTTGCTTGGGGATTCTTCCTTTGCACTCTCCATGGCAACCTCCACCATTTTGCACCATATCCCCGAAGGATTCGCCATTACATCAATATTTATCGCACAAGGACAGAAAATGATTGGCCTATTCCTTTGTTTTATTGGTTTATCTATCTGCTTTAGTTTTTTTATTTGGGTTGGCAATCATATACATCTGACCATGAAAGTACAAAGTGTTCTTCTAGGCGTCTCCATCGGTTTGATCGCTCTAACGAGTGTAAAAGAATTTATTTTACATAATATCCGAGTGGTGTCGATCAGGACATCAGTAACATTTGTCCTAACAGGGTATTTTCTCAGCGTATTTTTTCATTTGATGTCGTAA
- a CDS encoding spore germination protein, with translation MTNIKEKPDPPKLMDELKSQMDPSFDVMLIPLQLEAEAAFLLYLKTTVDGDKLQNVIIKPFFEMQSAQHYRAYIQSSPDIIEIKSDEKILLELTKGSVLIAVQHQFFLVDVKKVNSSSVQQTLMEPTVYGPQQALSEDILTNLNIIRHRYKEPSLKIEILELKDKTHSDIAIIYDDQTVKPAILKTIRKRIKELDVPLIQSAGELQLYLNGKKFTLFPTLMLTERPDRICYNLDAGKVILMVDGSPHALIAPVVFFDFMVSMEDNYHLFWITSFTLILRYFGLITCLVLPALYVAIISYNPDIFRTELALTVAGSRIGVPYPSFIEVLFMLIFMELLTEASIRLPKAISATATTVGGLILGTAATEAALTSNIMIIIVSAVAISSFVIPINEMSFSIRFCRYILLAFTTFFGTVGFILGFLGILMFLINKESFGEPYLKMYWKSRRSEKGVKSE, from the coding sequence ATGACGAATATAAAAGAGAAACCGGATCCTCCTAAGTTGATGGATGAACTTAAGAGTCAGATGGATCCTTCTTTTGATGTTATGCTGATACCTTTACAACTAGAAGCAGAAGCGGCTTTTCTTCTCTATCTTAAAACGACAGTGGATGGAGATAAATTACAAAATGTTATTATTAAGCCATTTTTCGAAATGCAATCAGCACAACATTATAGAGCTTATATACAATCATCGCCTGATATTATAGAGATTAAATCGGATGAAAAAATTCTACTTGAACTTACAAAGGGAAGTGTGTTGATAGCAGTTCAACATCAATTTTTCTTAGTAGATGTGAAGAAAGTAAACAGTAGTTCAGTGCAACAAACTCTTATGGAACCAACTGTATATGGACCCCAACAAGCTTTAAGTGAAGACATTCTTACCAATTTGAATATCATAAGACATCGTTATAAGGAGCCTTCTCTAAAAATTGAAATCTTAGAGTTAAAAGATAAAACACATAGCGATATTGCTATTATTTATGATGATCAAACTGTGAAGCCAGCTATATTAAAAACTATTCGAAAGAGAATAAAAGAATTGGATGTTCCACTTATTCAATCGGCAGGTGAACTCCAACTTTACTTAAATGGAAAGAAATTTACTTTATTTCCGACATTAATGTTGACAGAAAGACCTGACCGTATTTGTTATAACTTGGATGCAGGTAAAGTTATATTAATGGTTGATGGAAGTCCTCATGCATTAATTGCACCAGTTGTCTTTTTTGATTTTATGGTGTCCATGGAAGATAACTATCATTTATTTTGGATTACTTCGTTTACGCTGATACTTCGATACTTTGGATTAATAACCTGTTTAGTGTTACCAGCTTTGTATGTTGCTATCATTTCCTATAATCCAGACATTTTTAGAACAGAGTTGGCTTTAACTGTTGCTGGCAGCAGAATAGGAGTGCCTTACCCATCATTTATAGAAGTATTATTTATGCTCATATTTATGGAGCTTTTAACGGAAGCGAGTATAAGACTACCTAAAGCGATTAGTGCCACAGCTACTACTGTTGGGGGCTTAATATTAGGAACAGCAGCTACAGAGGCGGCATTGACTTCAAATATAATGATTATAATTGTGTCAGCAGTAGCCATTTCTAGCTTTGTAATCCCTATCAATGAGATGAGTTTTTCGATTAGATTTTGTAGATATATTTTATTAGCTTTCACTACATTTTTTGGTACGGTTGGTTTTATACTTGGCTTTTTAGGAATACTCATGTTTTTGATAAACAAAGAAAGTTTTGGAGAACCTTATCTAAAAATGTATTGGAAAAGTAGAAGGAGTGAAAAAGGGGTGAAAAGCGAATGA
- a CDS encoding GerAB/ArcD/ProY family transporter, with protein sequence MSRFLYYFIFLTMFSNIIASVPKILLFESKKGAIPSMIAAVIIGTLLVYIIVKLFDAIPGKSLPEMLKIHTPKWFAYPVLFYLFLCWFTAGLITLITYVFLFITFFSPETSIVNTTFAFVLVISFGVLMKSRSMLYMAEIVIVLFVPLIFFLLIKFFANPKLDWDFIEISMMHANHLPSYSAFGAALYIFVGITNLVIFNKLFTKKHKMGWKQLLIIGFTGMVVLFTTYFVPIGYNGFEQIEDFTFPWVSTSDSIRMKYGLIERVIFIFILSFLGIAFVSLLLHWHVALKILESIFEFKRLKWKGKMLAPYIFVIIFVVISLVLTRKLTQYQLFVFSSYFYESLPIFFTVLIISLVIVKRRAKL encoded by the coding sequence ATGAGTCGCTTTCTTTATTATTTTATTTTTCTTACAATGTTTTCCAATATCATTGCCTCCGTCCCCAAAATTCTTTTATTTGAAAGTAAAAAGGGGGCAATTCCTTCTATGATTGCCGCTGTTATAATAGGAACTTTACTCGTATATATAATCGTTAAATTATTTGATGCTATTCCTGGTAAAAGTTTGCCGGAAATGTTGAAGATACATACTCCAAAATGGTTTGCTTATCCGGTGCTGTTTTACCTTTTTTTATGTTGGTTTACTGCTGGTCTGATCACACTTATTACGTATGTATTTTTATTTATTACTTTTTTCTCACCAGAAACGTCCATAGTTAACACGACATTTGCGTTCGTACTAGTTATATCATTTGGAGTATTGATGAAATCTAGAAGTATGTTGTATATGGCAGAAATCGTAATCGTTTTATTTGTCCCTTTAATCTTTTTTCTATTAATAAAATTTTTCGCAAACCCTAAACTAGACTGGGATTTTATAGAGATTTCCATGATGCATGCGAACCATCTCCCATCCTATAGTGCTTTTGGGGCCGCGCTGTATATTTTTGTGGGGATCACGAATTTGGTTATTTTTAATAAGCTTTTTACAAAAAAGCATAAAATGGGATGGAAACAATTACTCATAATTGGGTTTACAGGAATGGTAGTTTTATTTACGACCTATTTTGTTCCAATTGGATATAACGGGTTTGAACAGATTGAAGATTTTACTTTTCCGTGGGTATCCACAAGCGATTCAATTCGTATGAAATATGGTCTAATAGAACGGGTTATTTTTATTTTTATCCTATCTTTCTTAGGTATAGCATTTGTAAGTTTATTATTACATTGGCATGTAGCTCTAAAGATATTAGAAAGTATTTTTGAATTTAAACGATTGAAATGGAAAGGTAAAATGTTGGCACCTTATATTTTCGTTATTATATTTGTGGTAATATCTTTAGTTTTAACGAGAAAATTGACTCAGTACCAGCTGTTTGTCTTTTCAAGTTATTTCTATGAATCTTTGCCTATATTTTTTACAGTATTAATAATTTCT